CTCCGGAGGAGCTAATAGTGGCACCTGTCGGTATAGTGCCTGTCAAGCTGAAGGTCAGGCTTTGACCAGCATTGGGGTCCGTAGCTTGGGCCGAGAAGGTCAGGGCTGAGAGGGCATTCACCGTTTTAGGACCAATGGTGGCTAATACCGGCGGCTGGTTCGTAGGGGTGGTGGCGGGGTTGACGGTGACGGTGACCTGATCCGCGGCACTGGCCTTGCCCAGGTTGTCGGTGACCACCAGGGCGAAGGTGTAGGTGCCGGCCACCAGGCTGCTGGCCGTCAAGCTCGCCGTGTTAGCCCCGCTCAAGCTGGCCGTACTGGGCGTGGTGCCCACCTGGCTCCAGCTGTAGCTGGCAATCGAGCCATCATCGGTGCCGGTGCCGGTGAGTACGACACTGTTGGTAGGTAGGGTGAGGGTCTTGTCGGCGCCGGCATTGGCCACGGGCGCCGGGTTGGTGGGCGTCGTGCCGCCCACACTGTAGATCTCGATGGCCGAGACCTTGGCGTTTTCCACCCCGCCCTCGCTGGCCAGCGAGCTGAAGGCCAGGTTGAGCGTGCCATCGGCGGCCGTCACAGTGACGGTTTCGCTGATGGCCGTGAAATTGCCCCCCGCCTTTTGGAAGATGTCGTAGTTGTCGAGCACTTTGGTGCCTTCCGCGCTCACGTCGAAGACGCGCAGCCCGGGGCCCCATTTGTCGATCTCGGCGAAGTGCAGCACGACCCGGTACTGCTGGCCGCTGGTGACGGGGAAGGCATAGGAGAAGAGGTTGCCGTAGCGCTCGCTCTGATACAGGCCATCGTCGGTGGTGTTGGCAATGGCGGTGCTGGTCGTGTAGGAGTTGCCCGGGGCGGGGGTGAAGCTGTTATCGGCGGCAAACGTGCCCAGTGAGGTGGTCAGTTGCCCCCCGCCCGCGTTCACCCGGTACAAGGCCGTACTGCTGGGCGGCGTGGTCGTGGCCGGGTTAACGGTGACAGAAACAGCCTCTGAGTCTGTAGCGGTGCCATCGGAGACGACCACAGTGATGGTATGGTTACCAACCTGAGCAGCGGTAGGTGTCCAGCTAAAGGCTCCGGAGGAGCTAATAGTGGCACCTGTCGGTATAGTGCCTGTCAAGCTGAAGGTCAGGCTTTGACCAGCATTGGGGTCCGTAGCTTGGGCCGAGAAGGTCAGGGCTGAGAGGGCATTCACCGTTTTAGGACCAATGGTGGCTAATACCGGCGGCTGGTTCGTAGGGGTGGTGGCGGGGTTGACGGTGACGGTGACCTGATCCGCGGCACTGGCCTTGCCCAGGTTGTCGGTGACCACCAGGGCGAAGGTGTAGGTGCCGGCCACCAGGCTGCTGGCCGTCAAGCTCGCCGTGTTAGCCCCGCTCAAGCTGGCCGTACTGGGCGTGGTGCCCACCTGGCTCCAGCTGTAGCTGGCAATCGAGCCATCATCGGTGCCGGTGCCGGTGAGTACGACACTGTTGGTAGGTAGGGTGAGGGTCTTGTCGGCGCCGGCATTGGCCACGGGCGCCGGGTTGGTGGGCGTCGTGCCGCCCACACTGTAGATCTCGATGGCCGAGACCTTGGCGTTTTCCACCCCGCCCTCGCTGGCCAGCGAGCTGAAGGCCAGGTTGAGCGTGCCATCGGCGGCCGTCACAGTGACGGTTTCGCTGATGGCCGTGAAATTGCCCCCCGCCTTTTGGAAGATGTCGTAGTTGTCGAGCACTTTGGTGCCTTCCGCGCTCACGTCGAAGACGCGCAGCCCGGGGCCCCATTTGTCGATCTCGGCGAAGTGCAGCACGACCCGGTACTGCTGGCCGCTGGTGACGGGGAAGGCATAGGAGAAGAGGTTGCCGTAGCGCTCGCTCTGATACAGGCCATCGTCGGTGGTGTTGGCAATGGCGGTGCTGGTCGTGTAGGAGTTGCCCGGGGCGGGGGTGAAGCTGTTATCGGCGGCAAACGTGCCCAGTGAGGTGGTCAGTTGCCCCCCGCCCGCGTTCACCCGGTACAAGGCCGTGCCTGCTTCCGCTGTAATGGTTACTTGGAACGTATCTTCCACGAACAAGCCTTCCGCGTCGGTTGCCCGAATGGTCACGTTTGCGGCGCTTACTGCATTCGGAGCGTACGTGAGCGTTAGGGTGGTTCCGCTGAGGGAAGCAGAAACTACGTTCGGGTCGGAGTTAGCTGCAATTGTTAGGGTAAGGTTGGCGGTGCCGCCGTTATCAGCGAAGACAGTAGCTAGGTTGAGCTGCGTGGGGGGGCTGTTTTTTGGTACTGTAACATCCGCGATAGGAGTAGCGACCGTCGGAGCCGAAGCCGTAGGATTATCATTCACCCCGGATGCCCACTGTACCAAACGCTGGGCAAAGAGTTTGTTATCTACGCGGCTCAGTTGCGTACCCGCACCCGCATTCCAGAAGGCATTGCGATCAAAAAAGCCGAGTACTCGTCCTTGGCCCACTTTTGCGGCGGCAATAGCGGCATCCGCGGGGGTTACGGCGCCATCCAAGCTGTTGAGCTTGGCGCAGCAGGCGGGCATATAAGCCAGAATGGTAGCCGGGGCGCTCGTCCGAATAGGACTGGCTCCTTCTGCTTCAATCGTTAAGCCGCTGGTTTTATTAAATCCATTGATGTAGTGATCAACAGCCCACTGCGTTAAACTGAAAGTAGTCACCCCATTATCCCGCAAGAACTGCATGCCAAACTGTTGGGTGAGGTCATTATCACTTAACGATCCCGCCGTACTATTAATGCCCCCTCCAAATGCTCCATCCGACCAAGCTACTAAGCCGCCCCCAGCGTTCACCCAGGTAGCCACAGCCGCTTTTTCGGCGTCGGTAAAGCGGCGATTATTAGAGCTTAAAATCAATACTTTGTATTGGTTTAGCGTAGTAGCATTTAGGGTGACACTAGCGTCCAAGGCTTCCGTGGTTACCATGCCAACATCCTTCAACGCCTGATTGAATTGCGACATGCCTGTGGTGCCGGTATCTGAGAGTTTCATATCTACCTCGGCAGGCGGAATACTACCATAGAGGTAGAGGACCTTTACGGTCGCAGCGGACCCCGAAACCGTGAGAGACACGGGCAAGGTAACATTAGGGTACCCTGGCGCGGTTGCGGTAATCGTAGCGGAGTAGTTACCAGCTGTTAAGCCCGTTGTGTTCACCGTCAGCGTGACCTCACTGCCTCCTAACAAGTCTATAGTGCCTGTGGCTGGGCTTACTGTAAGCCATGCGGGGAGCTGGTTTGTGGCGATACTATAAGTAGGCGCGCCACTCAATGACCACAGCAATACCTCTTTGCTAGTCGTAGACCCCTGCGTAGCCGTTAACTGTACCTGGGCTGGTGAGAAGCCTATTGTATAATTAGGCGTGCGGGGAAAGTACCGCTTACGGGCGGTCGTTTGCGGGTTCGTGCGGGCGTTGAGGGAGCCGTTGGAGACAAATAGCTCTTCCCCGATTACTTCAGCGCTGGGGCCAAACAAATTAACGGGAAGCGGCGCCTGTTCGGCCCACGTGTCCGTGGCCGGGTCATACGTGGTGATCGTATTTAAAATATTATTATTCAGTGAAACGCCCCCCACCAGTGTTATTTTACCATCGGCAACAAAGGTGGCCGATTCACTGTGGGAGCGGGCATAAGGCAATGCCTTCAGGTCGGACCATGTGTTCGTAGTCGGATCATACACATTTGCCGCACTGACGTCTAGGACGGGGCCATCATGGCCAGTCTGGCCGCCGAGGGCATATATTTTGCCGGCCACGACCGCGCTGGCAAAGTGGCAGCGCGGCAGTGGCATAGGGGCAGCGTTACTCCAGCCCGCCGCGAGGTTATCTAAGTCCAGCACATAGTGGGCGGCATTGCCTGTTTGACGGTCGGGCATCATACCCCCAAACGAGTACAGCTTACGCCCGACTCGAACGAGTGCATTCCCACCCATTACAGCTGGCAACTTGGGCCCACTACTCCAGGTGTTGGTGTTTACATCATAGATCTGCAGCGCGTCCGTGTTAGGCTTGCCGGCCTCCAGTCCTGTAAAGCCACCAGCGACGTATATCTTGCTCCCATCAGTGGCAACACCTGCGTGGGTGACCGGAAGAGGCATATCCGCCAGATACGTCCACGTGTTCGTGGCTGGGTCGTACGACTCACACTTGGGGGTAGTTCCTGTTTCGGCCGTAAAGAAGCCGGACATAACTTGCATTTTATTAGCCACCGAAACACTGACACCAACCCACTTAGGCGTGTTGGAAGGAGCAATGTTTACCCAATCGGTTGTTTGCGTATTGGCCGTCACATAGAGAAAGTCCCAGGTAGCAGTGAAGGGCGTGGCCCCCGCGACGTGGCGATAACACCGACTGCATAGGCTTTGCCACTCTGCAGGGCGCTCAGAAGCGCCCCGCTTACCTGAATAGGGTTGCCTAGGTTAGTACTTGCTCCCCCGTTGATAGCGTACTTCGGCTGCACGGCGCCCGTCGTCGGGTTAACAACGAAAAAGAAGTCCAACGTGGAACTAGGAATGCCACCGGGTAAGGGAAAGGTCGTGGTCACCGGGGATCCAGCATTTTCATAGACTACTTCGAGCCCACCTGTACCGTTATTGGCCGTGAGCGCTATTTTCAAGTAGTTATCTTGGTCCCCATTGCTGAGGTAAATTCCCTGTGACTGGAAATTTTGAGGCGTCTTGTTATTAAAGAAAGGTCCCAGTAATCGTCCCTGCACCGTGAAGGGGGCTGTGGAAGCCTTCACCCCAAAATGAAAAGCATTTTCTTGGCTATTTAATGCTCCGAGAGCATCGCCGGGGGTTGTATTCACGACGGAAAAGGCACCTACCGCGCCCCCGGCAATGAGGTTGTTTTCATCAAATAACTCCGTATAAACGGTCGTCTTATTACTGAGCAAGCCAGTAAAGCCCACGCCGAACAGGCCTGTTCCGGGGCTATTGTTGAATAAGTCGTACTTGATGGGAAGGACCGTTGTCAACCCATTGGTGTTATCTAAAGGAAAGAAGTCGAAGTTGTCCGCAATGGCATCGTTATCATCGTCTATATCATTTAAATCCGAGATGTAATCGCCATCAGCATCGGGGGGCATACTAGAGGCGGAACACGGCTGGGTAGCGTTATCAATCTCGTCCGCATTCGTATACCGGTCTAGGTCATCGTCGTTGCTATCGTATTTGCCCGTACAAACCAAAAAGTCCTGGGGCTCAAATATGGTAATAGCATTAGCTCCGTAGGTAACGGCCCATACGGATCCGGGAAAGATATCATTATCACCCTGGGCAACAATATCTAAAGGGGTGGAGCCAAAACCTGAAGCAAAAGGGAGATCTTCATTTAATTTATTTGTTGTGTTCCGGGGGTTTGTTACGTCAGTACCATCGGCCGTCAGGGCGATTTTAACGATGTTACCGTCAAAGCTGCAAGCCAGCAAGCTACCTTGCAGAGCTCCGCCAAAATTGGAAGCGGTATACTCCGCCATTCCATTCGTTGAGGCGGTAAACGTTAGCAGGTCCGTGCTCAGCGAGCTTCCGGGCATTTTAAAATCCCCTTCAATCGGATTTGCGTTTGCCACCGGAGGCCAGTCAGCAGGCAAGGGCGGGGTCCCAGTTTTGCTGGTGCGCCACACCCCGGAGGTGCCATTATGGGTATAGAGTCCAGCCCCAGCAGGGTTAGCTCTAGTGGGGTTGGGGTGACCCCCATAGTAGCTGCCCGGCGTATAGGTGTCCAGGCTGCCGACAAAGTCTAAATTATCGAGGTTATTGACTTGCCCTTCGCTCGGTGCAGGCCCGGTCGAGCCGGGTTCGCCCACGACATAGTTATTATTGGCATTGGCCGTACCCTCATTTTGGGGATAGCCTCCCCAGCCTTGGTTAGGACCGTTATCGATGGTATACATCCGCCGGGCCTTAGTAATCACTAAGTCATAAACATTGCGATAGCCAGGAGAATAAATCTGTACAGGCCCTCCTGCAACAATCTTCGCCTGGTTTAGCCCGTCATTCCCTCCAAAAGGGTCAAAAGGGTCGGAGCCATCCGGGTTGTTCGCCCGATCTGGGTCATCCAGCGTTGGGAGGTTATATTTAAAGGCGTTATTGCCGGTTCCCTGCGTAGGCAAGGCGTCAATGACCGTTAGATTAATCGAGAGGATAGCTGCTGAGAGCGCGTACTCGGGCGTATACGCAAAGTTTTTGGACGTACCTCCTGCATTGGTGTGTCCCCCTTGGGCCACATACAAGATATTGGTTTTCTCATCCAACTGCATACCATTAGAGGCGTGGTTCTCTTCCGAGCGCGGTAATCCACGCACTAAATCCAGCTTGGTCCAACTGGTGCCGCTACGCGTAAGTCTAGAAATAATGCCGGAGTTGGTATCCAAATTGAAATCGCCATCCGGACCACCAATGCGGCTGTCGCTGGAAGTGACATAAATAATTGGAGTAGCCGCCGTGCCTTTCACGAGTATGCCCGTAACCTGTCGGGTGGTGACGCTCGTGTTTAAACTTCCGTTATCGTTATGATTAGGAATTTGATTAATAAGGTGGATCACCTCTGTCGCCGTAACGGAGTAGTCATTAGCTGCATTTCTTTTGATAGTAAAAACCTGAATAATTCCAGCTTGTTGAGAGACGTATAAACGCCCATCAGGCCCAAATTGCAGAGAAGTGGGTTGACCTAGCGCGGTACCCTTCAACCCACTTGGGGCGAAGTTATACTGCGCATTAGCAAGCATCGTCCCGGCTATATCGATTGGCGGGAGTTTTGCTCCTTTCTTCTTTTCTTTTTGCGCTAGTACACTAGCAGGATAAATGCCCGATAGAAGTATACCTAGAATGGTAAGCCAACAAAAGCATCTCCTCCCGACAGAATGCTTAACATAAAGTAGGTGCTGATTCATAACACGTGATATTGAAAGGATGTTGAACACTGACCACAATCACCCCAAATGTTAATTTAAATGACTGAAAATCAGTTAATAGATAAAAGTACGGTGAGCGCAAACTATCCTAAAGCGGCAAAAGCCGGTTAGGTATATCTTGAAATTTGTGTGTGCTGAGTGTAAGGCTATGAATGCTCCTCCCTTAGGATAAAAAGTGAAAGCCTGGGCTTGGCATTGAGGGCTAATAAAGCATAGCCAGCGTCAACCTCGTAAGCCTACTTCTTTCCAAGAGATCTGCCTATAATCAGACCGCACTATGACCCGGTCATCTGAGGCAGTACCAAGCAGGCTTAGTAGGCGTTAGGTTGGCGGCCTAACCATAGGCCAAGCGTGCGGGCGATGATATGCACATCCAGCAGGAGGGACCAATTATGCAAATACCAGAGGTCCGCCTTGACGCGGTTTTCCATGGCGCTGAGTTCCTTTGTTTCGCCTCGGTGGCCGTTGACTTGGGCCCATCCCGTGATTCCGGGACATACGCAGTGGCGCACCATGAAGTAATCAATAGCTTGCGCGTAAACTTCAGTTTGACGCAGCATATGCGGCCGGGGCCCAACGACCGACATATCGCCGCGTAACACATTAATAAACTGCGGCAACTCGTCGAGATTATTACGTCGCATAAACGCCCCTACTCGCGTTACGCGCGGGTCGTTAGGGCAGGCCTGCCGCAGGTCAGCTTCGGTATTGAGACGCATGCTGCGAAATTTCAAGCAGTAAAAGGGCTTCCCGTTGCAGCCTGTACGTAACTGCTTAAAGAAAACAGGCCCTCGTGACTCTAGGCGAATGAGTAAAGCTAAGAGCGGAGCCAACCAACTCAGGACAAATAGGACGGCCACTAAAGCTACTATAATATCAAAGGTGCGCTTCAGGCCGTGGTTGACGGTAATCGAGCTGCGATGTACATCAGAAGCGAGTACATACTCGATACTTTTCGTCTGCGGCGTAGTATAAGAGTGTATCATGTGCGTTTAATAGTTTCTTATTAGGCGACTAACACATTTTTTCGATCCATAGGTCTTCTCAGCTTTACTTCTCAAAGTCCAAAAACAACTCTGTAAACCATGTAAAATTCTATTTATATACTTATCCTATATTTTTTATAAACATAGCAATAAATGTCTGCTTTTCTAAAGTTTAAATCAAAAAAAATCTTCGAATATAAATAGAAGAGTTACGTAATTGCTCTATTTATATTCGAAGATTGAATATAAATATAATTGTATTGAAATTATATTTATCTGTTATTCAGCTGAATAACTCAGTAATCAAGAGCGATTGGCAAGTGTATTTCAGTCAGCATGAAGACTAGATAGGGGAAACGTTACCAAGAAGGATAGATTAGTTGTTTCCTATACCTTCACACCTGTAGCTTAATACACCTTTTAAAGAGCTAGTTGGGCGTAGGAAAACAGTCAGCGAGTACGGAGGCTCTAGCTACGCATCCCCAATGGGCAGAATTTGCGTATGATTATCCAAGCTTACAGTAAGGGCACTTACGCCTCTAAATGTTAAAGCGCAGGGTATTGTACATAAGCGCGACTACTCGCAATAAGCAAGCTATAGGGTGCGCATCCTAAAACTTTTAAGTGACCCGATATATTAGCCTATGGATAAAGACTTGCCTCGGGCAACAAACGATGAGGCAACGAGTAATCACACTACGATCTGTCCAGTCAAATTAAGTAGCAGGCTTAAATATTGTTTTACACGTATTGCTAGTCCTTACGTACTTGGTTATTATAATCCTGGCGTAGCGTTTCCAATTGTCGTGACATGGCTTCGAGTTCCTGGATAAGGATGCCAGCTTGCTTTCCATAAGAAGTATGGGGGTTGGTCCAAGCCAAGAATTGCTTTAGCTCCGCTTTGGCAAATCGCAGCAGCGTGCTAGCATTCTCGATAAATTCGTCTTCCGGCTCCATAGAAAAACTGCCATCTGTTTTAGCGTCTCAGCTCTTTCGCAAACCATCCAAAGGCTGGAACACTTAATAACGAGCAGTGCTTAAAGTTCAATATCTATCATGCTAAGATAAGTTATAGACTCGTCAATTACTTAGTAAGCGTTTTAGGAAAGGGTCAGCTGACCAAAGGGATGGGGAAGAAGTATGGGAGCCGTCTAACTACGCCAGCGTGCTTTTGGTTCTAATTTATTTGGGTATTAGGTAGCTTTCAGCGCTGGCTTCGCACCACTTTGTAATACACTTAACGGCCTGAAATCACCGGTATCAGGGGCTACTCCTGGGGCGAGGGCAGCATCACCCCAGGATTGATCTATTACCAAACCGCGACGCTACAGCTCCCTCTATCTAAAGCCCTCGGCTATAGGAACCAAGGCGAGCCAGCGGATACCTGACCATCTATTATATAACCCCTTAGCGCACTCGTTTGTAAACCTGTCCTACTACCCCTTAAGGGCGACGGAGCCGGGGCCGAGCAGGACTCGGTAAAGAAGAAAGACAACTGCTTGAAGTGCTTGCCAAGAAAGTTACTTGGTAGACTTACAGTTAAACCATTCCTCTATTAACAAGATCATTTACTGCTCATCTTGGTCTGTATTTTATACCTATTCAATATTAAATAAAGCCTAGATTAACGTATTTCGTTAAATTTATCAAATAATTTATTATTAATAGCAGAAATAGTACTTAATTTTTCGATCGGTACTGCCAATTTATTGCCATCACGATGTGATGCATTCTCCTCGATTAAAGTGTAATCTTTGTGGCAAAAAATACCTAAAAAAGGCCTATTAGCAATCAAGTTAAAGATCTTGTATTTTTCCGGAAAAAGTAAATCCAATTCAATGCTAAACTCTCTCTCGTTGGCACTCCATTCAAAAAAAACAACTGGTCTATAAGTATCCAGAGTATGGCGGAGACCACGAAGTGCTTGAGGCTCGAAGCCTTCAATATCCATCTTTATAAAATCGATTTTAGATAGCTTTAATGTTTTTACATATTCATCACCTCTTCTTATAGGAAGCGTTATTTTAAATGAGTTATCAACAGAAGTAGCAATAAAGGAGCCTGACCCCGTATTATGTTCTGACGGTGGAGTAAAAAGCGAATCTTCATCTGCCTCTCCCAAAGCAATTTCATGTACTTTAATATTCGTTATAGCATTGGCTTTAATTTTTTCGTGAATTTTAGCTATAACTTTGGGAAAAGGTTCAAAGGAGTGTACTTCCTTCGCTATAGTAGAGGCGTAAAGGGAGTGGTGGCCAATATTAGCGCCAATATCTAATACGATAGGATCTACAATTTTCGCTAATGTGTCACGCATTAATTCTAGTTCCTCGCCGGAGTACGCCCCATAATAATAGGTGCTCCAATCAACAAAAACGGAAAGGTCGCCTGTATACGTTTTACCAAAAAATGGTACCGTGAATGGTTTACTTGGTGAGGTATCAGGGTTGTTGAAGGCACGGATTATTCGATCACGTATACCAAAGCGAATCCATTTTTGATGACCAATGTAGCGAAGTAATGGCTGGATGAACATGAGACAAATGTTATTAATTCAGGCTGCATATTTTGTCCAAGAAATGTATTGCAAAAAAATATAAAATATTGTTATTGCCAGTAGATGAAAGCTAAAAGCTATTAGTTCTCATTCTATCTGCTAATAATTTATGCTCAATTGCGTAACATTTTAGTACTAGAATCACACTTCTGAGATTGTATGTAATGAGTATCCGTACGTTAAAAATTAAATAATTTATACTATGCACCCGATTTATTTTGTATTTGCTGAATACCATCGTAATAATGGCACCAGAATAATTACGGGGACGGGAGACACAAGGAAATGCAAGAGGTGACTAGTAATAATTGTAAGGGAAAAATTAGGACCAACTAGTTTGTTCGTTACCAGTAACAATAGCGAAATGATAGATGTAATACCATAGAAAAAAAGCACATATCGTCGTTGTCTAGGATAGGGTAACAACAAAAAGAGCAATGCCAAACAGACTGTCACATACAAGAGACTATATAAAATAACAGCTGGAATACTATGCGGTCGATTCATAGTCTGACTGATCACGCTACCTTGTTCAAAAAATCGAGGTAGGTATGGCGTCAGGCCTAACGTATCAAAGAGCCTTTGACAAAAAGTGCCGAGTACAGCATATAGCTGTTCAGCGTAAAACGAAGCACTAAATAGAATTAGGACCAATAATAAGCAGCAGCCTAGGCGCATACCAGTATGGTCAGTAAGCCTCTTAAATGCTGGTTTGTGTTCAATACTAATTGAGTCTTTAAGCGGGGACATGCTGGGTTGAGTTGACAGGAACTTTGGTTGCCAGACGCGTAGCCCACCAGATCCATAACAGGAAGATAAACCCGTACACGAGGAAAGTAAACGTATAGTGGTGATTAAAGTCTACAGTCTGGTGCCAGTATAGATGATTTAAACAAAGAGCCGCAATACGTAAAATATTGATGCTATAAATAAGGATAAGACCCATGGGGATAAACCATATTTTGTGCCGTATGGGCCCGGGAAAAGCCAACACAAATCCTGCGAACAAGGCATACAATACTAACCCATCACAGTAATACCCAATCTTGACAGCGGGGGTATTCGATAAGAGAATCAAGTTTGCTTGGTCACTTGATACCGCAGCTTCGAAACCAAATAAACGAAGAACTGCGGCACCCGCTGTTGCGATATTCTGCGTTAAAGCAGCATCGAGACGACCATCAATAGCTAAATATTGCTCATAGCCAAAAAGCCAAACCAAATAAAGGCTTCCAGCTATAAGCATAAAACGTATTAGAGGGTTCATAATTAATATCGAAGAATTAATGTTCTTTTAATTATATACTGTATAATAAAAGAATAGCCTTGCGGGTCAGCAGGGCTAGTCTTTTATTATATAGTCAAATCTAAAGCTGTGCCTTCTTATTAAGTCGAGCCTTATTGATACGACGCAAGGCATAGGCTGCTCCTCCAGCGAGAAGCAATGAAGCTCCTCCATCTATGGGGGCATCTGTAGGACCACCCTTGTCTTTGTCTTTGCCTTGCACAGGTGTGATTGCCAGGCTTAACAGGAAGACTAGAGCTGACAAGGAAAATAAACTCACAAGTTTTTTCATAACAGTACTACTTTAAAAGGTGAAAAGAAAAGGAAATTAGATTGGGAGTTGATGAAGCCTAAAGCTGTGCCTTCTTATTAAGTCGAGCCTTATTGATACGACGCAAGGCATAGGCTGCTCCTCCAGCGAGAAGCAATGAAGCTCCTCCATCTATGGGGGCATCTGTAGGACCACCATTGGGGCCACCATTTCCTTT
The window above is part of the Hymenobacter radiodurans genome. Proteins encoded here:
- a CDS encoding malectin domain-containing carbohydrate-binding protein translates to MTANTQTTDWVNIAPSNTPKWVGVSVSVANKMQVMSGFFTAETGTTPKCESYDPATNTWTYLADMPLPVTHAGVATDGSKIYVAGGFTGLEAGKPNTDALQIYDVNTNTWSSGPKLPAVMGGNALVRVGRKLYSFGGMMPDRQTGNAAHYVLDLDNLAAGWSNAAPMPLPRCHFASAVVAGKIYALGGQTGHDGPVLDVSAANVYDPTTNTWSDLKALPYARSHSESATFVADGKITLVGGVSLNNNILNTITTYDPATDTWAEQAPLPVNLFGPSAEVIGEELFVSNGSLNARTNPQTTARKRYFPRTPNYTIGFSPAQVQLTATQGSTTSKEVLLWSLSGAPTYSIATNQLPAWLTVSPATGTIDLLGGSEVTLTVNTTGLTAGNYSATITATAPGYPNVTLPVSLTVSGSAATVKVLYLYGSIPPAEVDMKLSDTGTTGMSQFNQALKDVGMVTTEALDASVTLNATTLNQYKVLILSSNNRRFTDAEKAAVATWVNAGGGLVAWSDGAFGGGINSTAGSLSDNDLTQQFGMQFLRDNGVTTFSLTQWAVDHYINGFNKTSGLTIEAEGASPIRTSAPATILAYMPACCAKLNSLDGAVTPADAAIAAAKVGQGRVLGFFDRNAFWNAGAGTQLSRVDNKLFAQRLVQWASGVNDNPTASAPTVATPIADVTVPKNSPPTQLNLATVFADNGGTANLTLTIAANSDPNVVSASLSGTTLTLTYAPNAVSAANVTIRATDAEGLFVEDTFQVTITAEAGTALYRVNAGGGQLTTSLGTFAADNSFTPAPGNSYTTSTAIANTTDDGLYQSERYGNLFSYAFPVTSGQQYRVVLHFAEIDKWGPGLRVFDVSAEGTKVLDNYDIFQKAGGNFTAISETVTVTAADGTLNLAFSSLASEGGVENAKVSAIEIYSVGGTTPTNPAPVANAGADKTLTLPTNSVVLTGTGTDDGSIASYSWSQVGTTPSTASLSGANTASLTASSLVAGTYTFALVVTDNLGKASAADQVTVTVNPATTPTNQPPVLATIGPKTVNALSALTFSAQATDPNAGQSLTFSLTGTIPTGATISSSGAFSWTPTAAQVGNHTITVVVSDGTATDSEAVSVTVNPATTTPPSSTALYRVNAGGGQLTTSLGTFAADNSFTPAPGNSYTTSTAIANTTDDGLYQSERYGNLFSYAFPVTSGQQYRVVLHFAEIDKWGPGLRVFDVSAEGTKVLDNYDIFQKAGGNFTAISETVTVTAADGTLNLAFSSLASEGGVENAKVSAIEIYSVGGTTPTNPAPVANAGADKTLTLPTNSVVLTGTGTDDGSIASYSWSQVGTTPSTASLSGANTASLTASSLVAGTYTFALVVTDNLGKASAADQVTVTVNPATTPTNQPPVLATIGPKTVNALSALTFSAQATDPNAGQSLTFSLTGTIPTGATISSSGAFSWTPTAAQVGNHTITVVVSDGTATDSEAVSVTVNPATTTPPSSTALYRVNAGGGQLTTSLGTFAADNSFTPAPGNSYTTSTAIANTTDDGLYQSERYGNLFSYAFPVTSGQQYRVVLHFAEIDKWGPGLRVFDVSAEGTKVLDNYDIFQKAGGNFTAISETVTVTAADGTLNLAFSSLASEGGVENAKVSAIEIYSVGGTTPTNPAPVANAGADKTLTLPTNSVVLTGTGTDDGSIASYSWSQVGTTPSTASLSGANTASLTASSLVAGTYTFALVVTDNLGKASAADQVTVTVNPATIPAGQQVTSFTLINADTDLPIRDLVAGDVLNLATLPTKNLNIRANTNPTVVGSVVFILSGTVNLTESESDPNAPYALYPTTGYNYHPWTPPVGSYTLKATPYTQGNGAGTAGTALTVNFTVTNQTALTASTTSTTLEEKELIFSTSLVNVYPNPSSDGYFNIELPEAFQGDITYTLVSSTGSKVSSGRVVLPAATSLLKLDFADKMSVIGEYYLHLKGAKIQTHVKLIRK
- a CDS encoding exopolysaccharide biosynthesis polyprenyl glycosylphosphotransferase, whose translation is MIHSYTTPQTKSIEYVLASDVHRSSITVNHGLKRTFDIIVALVAVLFVLSWLAPLLALLIRLESRGPVFFKQLRTGCNGKPFYCLKFRSMRLNTEADLRQACPNDPRVTRVGAFMRRNNLDELPQFINVLRGDMSVVGPRPHMLRQTEVYAQAIDYFMVRHCVCPGITGWAQVNGHRGETKELSAMENRVKADLWYLHNWSLLLDVHIIARTLGLWLGRQPNAY
- a CDS encoding FkbM family methyltransferase → MFIQPLLRYIGHQKWIRFGIRDRIIRAFNNPDTSPSKPFTVPFFGKTYTGDLSVFVDWSTYYYGAYSGEELELMRDTLAKIVDPIVLDIGANIGHHSLYASTIAKEVHSFEPFPKVIAKIHEKIKANAITNIKVHEIALGEADEDSLFTPPSEHNTGSGSFIATSVDNSFKITLPIRRGDEYVKTLKLSKIDFIKMDIEGFEPQALRGLRHTLDTYRPVVFFEWSANEREFSIELDLLFPEKYKIFNLIANRPFLGIFCHKDYTLIEENASHRDGNKLAVPIEKLSTISAINNKLFDKFNEIR
- a CDS encoding XrtX-associated membrane protein, with translation MSPLKDSISIEHKPAFKRLTDHTGMRLGCCLLLVLILFSASFYAEQLYAVLGTFCQRLFDTLGLTPYLPRFFEQGSVISQTMNRPHSIPAVILYSLLYVTVCLALLFLLLPYPRQRRYVLFFYGITSIISLLLLVTNKLVGPNFSLTIITSHLLHFLVSPVPVIILVPLLRWYSANTK
- the xrtX gene encoding exosortase X, which produces MNPLIRFMLIAGSLYLVWLFGYEQYLAIDGRLDAALTQNIATAGAAVLRLFGFEAAVSSDQANLILLSNTPAVKIGYYCDGLVLYALFAGFVLAFPGPIRHKIWFIPMGLILIYSINILRIAALCLNHLYWHQTVDFNHHYTFTFLVYGFIFLLWIWWATRLATKVPVNSTQHVPA
- a CDS encoding PID-CTERM protein-sorting domain-containing protein, giving the protein MKKLVSLFSLSALVFLLSLAITPVQGKDKDKGGPTDAPIDGGASLLLAGGAAYALRRINKARLNKKAQL